One genomic segment of Terrihabitans soli includes these proteins:
- a CDS encoding glutaredoxin domain-containing protein — protein MTFEIITKPGCIYCDMAKALLAPYGYKETVCSTPEQIAAFKAEGWRSFPQIFENGLPIGGYTELEAYLEFVF, from the coding sequence ATGACCTTCGAGATCATCACCAAGCCCGGCTGCATCTATTGCGATATGGCCAAGGCCCTGCTCGCGCCTTACGGCTACAAGGAAACGGTCTGTTCCACTCCGGAGCAGATCGCGGCCTTTAAGGCCGAGGGCTGGCGAAGCTTCCCCCAGATCTTCGAGAACGGGCTCCCCATCGGAGGCTACACGGAACTCGAAGCCTACCTGGAATTCGTGTTTTAA
- a CDS encoding peptidoglycan-binding domain-containing protein, translated as MTLLEIQTLLAKAGFYKGDLDGKWGPKTAAAIALLPGVDKAWVKTRLLVAATQALLHIEGIDAGAVDGRIGPQTRYALEVWAARQKGPKAEKAVTTWRDKEPPMRAGTEKWPVQSGAAAFFGAPGENHTLIDTAYPMVLAWDLKAQVTKITCNKKVAEPLKRIFSKTLAHYGIDQIRNLRLDRFGGCFNNRKMRGGSSLSVHAFAAAVDIDPSNNQLKWTKERATLARPEFLPFWGFVEEEGAVSLGRARNYDWMHFQFVRLGA; from the coding sequence ATGACGCTTCTCGAAATCCAGACCCTGCTTGCTAAAGCAGGTTTCTACAAAGGCGACCTCGACGGCAAGTGGGGTCCCAAGACCGCCGCCGCGATCGCGCTACTGCCCGGTGTCGACAAGGCTTGGGTGAAGACCCGTCTCCTCGTCGCCGCAACCCAGGCGTTGCTCCACATCGAAGGTATCGATGCCGGCGCAGTCGACGGCCGCATTGGTCCGCAGACTCGATATGCGCTCGAGGTTTGGGCAGCTCGTCAGAAAGGTCCGAAGGCCGAAAAGGCCGTCACGACTTGGCGAGACAAAGAACCGCCGATGCGGGCGGGCACCGAGAAGTGGCCGGTCCAGTCGGGCGCGGCCGCATTCTTTGGGGCTCCTGGCGAGAACCACACGCTGATCGATACGGCGTATCCGATGGTTCTGGCTTGGGATCTAAAAGCTCAGGTCACGAAGATCACCTGCAACAAGAAGGTCGCTGAACCTCTCAAGCGAATCTTCTCGAAGACGCTCGCGCATTACGGCATCGACCAGATTCGCAATCTGCGTCTCGACCGCTTCGGCGGCTGTTTCAACAACCGCAAAATGCGGGGCGGCAGCTCTTTGTCGGTCCACGCCTTTGCAGCTGCGGTCGACATCGATCCCTCGAACAACCAGCTCAAATGGACGAAGGAGCGCGCAACTCTCGCTCGCCCTGAGTTCCTTCCGTTCTGGGGGTTTGTGGAGGAAGAAGGGGCGGTCTCTCTCGGCCGTGCCCGTAACTACGACTGGATGCACTTCCAGTTTGTGCGTTTAGGAGCATAA
- a CDS encoding PhoH family protein — MKKQKADKFQLTLEGHKPFKPRNRTQADFLRTLQTSEMTIAKGPAGTGKTYVASVWAIEELAAGRIDKIILSRPTITIDNEQIGFLPGTLEKKMEPWTAPIFDAFRERVGQERTLNFLKDGAIQIVPFAFMRGRTFKNAVVLIDEAQNMSIEQAKALVTRIGENARYIISGDVTQSDRQGTSGLQFLIAKIEARRLPVPVINFTSRDVVRSPLCRLWVEAIEG, encoded by the coding sequence ATGAAGAAGCAGAAAGCCGACAAGTTCCAATTGACCCTTGAGGGTCACAAGCCCTTCAAACCCCGTAATCGAACTCAAGCCGACTTTCTACGCACCCTTCAGACCAGTGAGATGACCATCGCGAAAGGTCCTGCCGGCACCGGCAAGACTTACGTCGCGTCAGTATGGGCAATCGAGGAGCTGGCCGCGGGGCGCATCGACAAGATCATTCTCAGCCGTCCAACCATCACCATCGATAACGAGCAGATCGGCTTTCTGCCGGGGACGCTGGAGAAAAAGATGGAGCCTTGGACGGCGCCGATCTTCGACGCCTTTCGCGAACGGGTCGGCCAGGAGCGGACGCTGAACTTTCTGAAGGACGGTGCGATCCAGATCGTGCCCTTTGCCTTTATGCGGGGGCGCACATTCAAGAACGCTGTCGTCCTCATCGATGAGGCCCAGAACATGAGCATTGAACAGGCCAAGGCCTTGGTCACGCGGATTGGAGAGAATGCTCGCTATATCATTTCGGGGGATGTGACCCAGTCCGATCGGCAGGGCACGAGCGGCCTCCAGTTCCTGATCGCGAAGATTGAGGCCCGCAGACTTCCTGTCCCGGTCATCAACTTCACAAGCCGGGACGTTGTTCGCTCGCCGTTGTGCCGGCTCTGGGTCGAAGCCATTGAGGGCTGA